A stretch of the Bremerella alba genome encodes the following:
- a CDS encoding NAD-dependent epimerase/dehydratase family protein: MLALVTGSTGLVGNNVTRMLLEQGHQVRVMVRDPRIDRSLAGLDVEAVPGDIRDEQAVNTAMIGVDVVIHAAAVVHIGWTKEKLMHQVNVEGTKIIAQAALKQGARMVYVSSVDALGVGKKDASANEETPREGKVPCPYVITKRAAEDALREMVPQGLNVVIVNPALMFGPWDWKPSSGKMLISVVTKQPPLAPPGGGSTCDVRDVAAAIIQATHKGRVGENYILAGENLSYYDLWKRMAAITGRRPPWGRMGPLVGMIAGFSGDMYGHMDGKEPEVNSAAIRVVRQYHYYRSDKAMEELDYQIRPLDKTLRDALVWFRANGYLPALDGSE, encoded by the coding sequence GTGCTGGCACTTGTTACCGGTTCGACTGGTTTAGTGGGCAATAACGTAACTCGGATGCTGCTAGAGCAAGGACATCAAGTTCGCGTGATGGTCCGTGATCCACGGATCGATCGTTCACTCGCGGGACTCGATGTCGAGGCTGTCCCCGGCGACATCCGTGACGAGCAAGCCGTTAACACGGCCATGATTGGTGTCGACGTGGTCATTCACGCCGCTGCGGTGGTGCACATTGGCTGGACCAAAGAAAAGCTAATGCACCAAGTGAACGTCGAAGGGACCAAGATCATCGCCCAAGCGGCCCTGAAGCAAGGGGCGCGTATGGTATATGTCTCTTCGGTCGATGCGCTTGGGGTGGGCAAAAAGGATGCGTCGGCCAACGAAGAAACGCCGCGCGAAGGAAAAGTGCCTTGTCCTTATGTGATCACCAAACGCGCCGCCGAGGATGCTCTGCGTGAAATGGTTCCGCAAGGCTTGAACGTCGTCATTGTGAATCCGGCCCTGATGTTCGGTCCGTGGGACTGGAAACCATCGTCCGGCAAGATGCTGATTTCGGTCGTGACAAAACAGCCCCCGTTGGCACCGCCCGGTGGCGGAAGCACATGCGACGTGCGGGACGTGGCTGCGGCAATTATTCAAGCAACGCACAAGGGTAGAGTCGGCGAGAACTACATCTTGGCCGGTGAGAACCTGTCGTACTACGACTTGTGGAAACGCATGGCCGCCATTACCGGACGGCGTCCTCCATGGGGACGTATGGGGCCGCTGGTCGGGATGATCGCCGGGTTTAGCGGTGACATGTACGGTCATATGGATGGAAAAGAGCCCGAGGTCAATTCGGCGGCAATCAGGGTTGTTCGTCAGTATCACTACTATCGTAGCGACAAGGCGATGGAAGAACTCGACTATCAGATTCGCCCGCTCGATAAGACTCTCCGTGACGCGTTGGTCTGGTTTCGAGCCAATGGTTATCTTCCGGCATTGGATGGTTCCGAGTGA
- a CDS encoding DUF1559 domain-containing protein: MLRFASPQRLRFRAFTLVELLVVIAIIGVLIALLLPAVQQARESARRMQCSNNAKQTALAMHTYHDIFGILPLPGYGGNHLGWSSSILPQLEQNAIAEGLDYSVGGHAAPGRVKYGINRIDAYMCPSAPSSEIYSERTEESYNGQQCYVIHYFGILGPLGTNATSGQDYDCIDLSEAFGGTCTEGIMWEKGSKFRDVTDGLSNTYLMGENSWQDMPYRRYWLRGEYNDTRGKLYLISKNIQHPINSGVSTKWNTVAFGSMHPGGAMFSRGDGSVTFLPETIDFATFQAGASKAGNEPVTAN; encoded by the coding sequence ATGCTTCGTTTCGCCTCGCCGCAGCGGCTGCGCTTCCGCGCCTTTACGCTCGTTGAACTGTTGGTGGTGATCGCCATTATCGGAGTTTTGATTGCCTTACTACTGCCGGCCGTGCAGCAAGCGCGCGAGTCGGCTCGACGGATGCAGTGCTCTAACAACGCGAAGCAAACCGCACTGGCGATGCATACCTATCACGATATTTTTGGCATCTTGCCACTGCCAGGCTATGGCGGGAACCATCTCGGCTGGAGTTCTTCGATTCTTCCGCAGTTGGAACAAAACGCCATCGCCGAAGGCCTCGATTATAGCGTCGGCGGTCATGCTGCCCCGGGACGAGTGAAATATGGGATTAACCGCATTGATGCCTACATGTGCCCCAGTGCTCCGAGTTCTGAAATTTACTCGGAACGCACCGAAGAGTCTTACAACGGCCAGCAATGCTACGTGATCCATTACTTCGGAATCTTAGGACCTCTCGGAACCAACGCCACCAGTGGGCAAGACTATGACTGTATAGACCTTTCCGAAGCATTCGGCGGCACATGCACCGAAGGAATCATGTGGGAAAAAGGCTCGAAGTTTCGCGACGTGACCGATGGACTCTCCAACACCTACCTGATGGGTGAAAACTCTTGGCAGGATATGCCGTACCGACGGTACTGGCTGCGTGGCGAGTACAACGATACTCGCGGAAAGCTCTATTTGATCTCGAAGAATATTCAGCACCCAATTAACAGCGGCGTCTCTACCAAGTGGAACACGGTGGCGTTCGGCAGCATGCACCCAGGCGGTGCGATGTTCTCGCGCGGCGATGGTTCGGTGACATTCCTACCCGAAACGATCGATTTCGCGACGTTCCAGGCCGGGGCCAGCAAGGCCGGTAACGAGCCAGTCACAGCTAACTAA
- a CDS encoding PRC-barrel domain-containing protein, with the protein MLVTRTLGLLLAVALVVPAVADDKPVNNQEKEATTTKKNTEKSDRIAATRVLGASVYGSNKEDTVGSVNDIVMTKDGEVVYMIIGSGGVAGVGETNHAVPAKAVDLAWVDTDDEPTLKVSIPMSAEDLENAPALSLEHCADLTVDAFHERNSKYFKSTDAQQLKAEEMFLASALNDLDVKGSGNESIGQLDDIVFNHKMDKCKAEYFILGSGGTLGVGEKYTAVPADKVKVTKTEDNQYTAMIDADKNIVGAAPKVTSDKYYAELDSEDMRNNVDKAFHEAGDK; encoded by the coding sequence ATGTTAGTAACGCGTACTTTAGGACTTTTACTCGCAGTGGCCCTGGTCGTTCCCGCCGTCGCTGACGATAAGCCCGTCAACAACCAAGAGAAAGAAGCAACGACCACGAAGAAGAATACCGAGAAGTCGGATCGCATTGCTGCGACTCGCGTCCTCGGCGCAAGTGTTTATGGCTCCAACAAAGAAGACACTGTTGGTTCGGTGAACGATATTGTCATGACCAAAGACGGCGAAGTCGTCTACATGATCATCGGTAGTGGTGGCGTCGCAGGTGTCGGCGAAACCAACCATGCGGTTCCCGCTAAAGCGGTCGACCTAGCTTGGGTAGACACCGACGATGAACCGACCTTGAAGGTCAGCATTCCTATGTCGGCTGAAGACCTAGAAAATGCTCCTGCACTGTCGCTCGAACATTGTGCCGACCTAACCGTTGATGCGTTTCACGAACGCAACAGCAAGTACTTCAAGTCGACCGACGCTCAACAGCTAAAAGCTGAAGAGATGTTCCTTGCTTCGGCTCTGAACGACTTGGACGTCAAAGGTAGTGGTAACGAATCGATCGGTCAGCTAGATGACATCGTCTTTAACCACAAGATGGACAAATGTAAGGCTGAGTACTTCATCCTTGGTTCCGGTGGAACGCTTGGTGTTGGCGAAAAGTACACCGCCGTGCCTGCCGACAAGGTCAAGGTCACCAAGACTGAAGACAATCAGTACACCGCCATGATCGATGCTGACAAGAACATCGTTGGTGCTGCTCCGAAGGTAACCTCGGACAAGTACTACGCTGAACTTGATAGCGAAGACATGCGTAACAATGTCGACAAGGCATTCCACGAAGCTGGCGATAAGTAA
- a CDS encoding alpha-amylase family glycosyl hydrolase, whose translation MASLSGSSATTQKVYSGMGPIPHDSGVAFRLWAPHAENVSIVGTFNDWDPKSMPMQAEDNGQWYINVPEAEAGDEYRYMLTCDGQEVSRMDPRAREVTNSVGNSVIHHTDFDWGDDNYQLPPWNEIVLYEMHLGTFARSDEETVGTFKDAIKRLDHLVNLGVNVVQLMPLAEFAGDISWGYNPAQIFAVESGYGGPRGFKRFVKAAHERGIGVLQDVVYNHFGPSDLDIWQFDLWKENDKGGIYFYNDWRSKTPWGDTRPDYGRGEVRQFIYDNAMMWINDYHVDGLRYDMTLYMRSVDGQSELPEGWSLAQWINEDIRTAKPGTLLIAEDLQTNEYLTKDASEGGSHFSSQWDAEFVHPVRDVAKQPNDDGRDLDKLINAITFRYNLDAFERVVYTESHDEVANGKSRLPSEIDPEAPADGYARHRSTLAAGIMMTTPGIPMLFQGQEFLQDGWFQDTDPLDWDRKEEFPGVVMLYRDMIHARRNAHGVTKGLLGQHVHVYHRDDACKLIAYQRWQEHGLGDDVVVIVNFSNQALENYRIGFPSGGTWKLRLNSAAAVYNATFVSSTVVQLAPQEKPRDGLTHAGTISISPYSMLIYSQDPVS comes from the coding sequence ATGGCAAGCCTTTCAGGTTCGTCGGCTACTACGCAAAAGGTCTACTCCGGCATGGGGCCTATCCCACACGATTCAGGAGTCGCATTTCGTTTGTGGGCACCTCACGCAGAAAACGTGAGCATTGTCGGAACGTTTAACGATTGGGACCCCAAGTCGATGCCGATGCAGGCCGAAGACAACGGGCAGTGGTATATCAACGTGCCGGAAGCGGAAGCTGGCGACGAGTACCGATACATGCTTACGTGTGACGGCCAAGAGGTCAGCCGTATGGATCCCCGCGCCCGGGAAGTGACCAACTCGGTAGGCAATAGTGTCATCCACCACACCGATTTCGATTGGGGCGACGACAACTACCAGCTTCCCCCGTGGAACGAAATTGTTCTGTACGAGATGCACCTGGGGACGTTTGCCCGTAGTGATGAAGAGACCGTTGGAACGTTTAAAGATGCGATTAAGCGATTGGATCACCTCGTTAACCTAGGCGTGAATGTCGTTCAGCTGATGCCGTTGGCCGAGTTCGCCGGCGATATTAGTTGGGGATACAACCCAGCGCAGATCTTTGCGGTAGAGAGCGGTTATGGTGGGCCGCGCGGGTTTAAGCGGTTTGTGAAAGCTGCGCATGAACGCGGAATTGGCGTCCTTCAAGATGTCGTCTACAACCATTTCGGCCCCAGCGATCTCGATATCTGGCAGTTCGATCTGTGGAAAGAGAACGACAAAGGAGGCATTTACTTCTACAACGACTGGCGTAGCAAGACGCCGTGGGGAGATACCCGGCCCGACTATGGCCGCGGCGAGGTGCGGCAGTTCATTTACGATAACGCGATGATGTGGATCAACGACTACCATGTCGACGGGTTACGCTACGACATGACGCTTTATATGCGTAGTGTCGACGGCCAAAGCGAGCTGCCTGAGGGGTGGAGTCTGGCCCAGTGGATTAACGAAGATATCCGTACCGCGAAGCCGGGGACGCTATTAATTGCCGAGGATCTGCAGACCAACGAGTATCTGACCAAGGATGCCTCGGAGGGGGGCAGCCATTTTTCGAGCCAGTGGGATGCCGAGTTCGTGCATCCGGTGCGCGATGTGGCTAAGCAGCCCAACGACGATGGACGTGACCTCGATAAACTGATCAATGCCATCACGTTCCGTTATAACTTGGACGCGTTTGAACGCGTCGTTTATACCGAATCGCACGACGAAGTCGCCAACGGCAAGTCGCGGCTTCCTTCCGAGATTGATCCGGAAGCTCCGGCCGATGGCTATGCCCGGCACCGATCGACCCTGGCTGCCGGCATCATGATGACGACGCCTGGTATTCCGATGCTCTTCCAAGGCCAAGAGTTCCTGCAAGATGGCTGGTTCCAAGATACCGATCCGCTGGATTGGGACCGGAAGGAAGAGTTCCCCGGCGTTGTCATGCTTTACCGCGATATGATCCATGCTCGGCGAAATGCACATGGTGTGACTAAGGGTTTACTGGGCCAACACGTCCATGTTTATCATCGCGACGACGCGTGCAAGCTGATTGCCTATCAGCGTTGGCAAGAGCATGGCCTGGGGGACGATGTGGTGGTGATCGTGAACTTTTCAAATCAGGCATTAGAGAACTACCGCATTGGTTTTCCCAGTGGCGGAACTTGGAAGTTGCGTCTTAACAGTGCGGCTGCGGTTTACAACGCCACCTTCGTTTCGTCGACCGTGGTACAGCTAGCACCGCAAGAAAAGCCACGCGACGGCCTGACGCATGCCGGAACGATCTCGATCAGTCCTTATAGCATGCTGATTTACTCGCAAGATCCTGTTTCTTAA
- a CDS encoding VWA domain-containing protein yields MSTSQPLESIEPADHTQWVKPRRAMPAWLMSLMIHALLGTLLILTVQTVTKGIGDEPARRGSIALANRSENTTEYFDGDSSQSADSQQATDSQQAAQAISQALPAVDLPPSMLGKLLPRGDQALTGEEASGLPSAGGMTQGGATSKGGLGNEGKTSVFGAEGRGNKFVYVFDRSGSMDGRPLAAAKQQLIKSLHDLDKLHQFAVIFYNENPQVFSPRGNGPQLVFADEQGKNLAERFVRGIIASGSTQHVDALSLALKMNPDVVFFLTDADQPQLFPADLDRIRKLNKGCSIHAIEFGYGPYDGRRNFLVRLADENDGVHKYVDISKLRAQP; encoded by the coding sequence ATGTCGACCAGCCAACCACTTGAATCCATCGAGCCTGCCGACCATACCCAGTGGGTCAAACCTCGTCGGGCGATGCCAGCATGGCTGATGTCGCTGATGATCCATGCGTTACTGGGAACCCTGCTGATTCTGACGGTTCAGACGGTAACCAAGGGAATCGGAGACGAGCCGGCCCGTCGTGGTAGCATTGCGCTGGCCAATCGCAGCGAGAACACGACCGAGTATTTCGATGGCGACTCAAGCCAATCAGCCGATAGCCAACAAGCGACCGACTCGCAGCAGGCCGCCCAAGCCATCAGCCAGGCGTTGCCGGCGGTTGATCTTCCACCCAGCATGCTAGGCAAGCTGCTTCCCCGTGGCGATCAGGCCCTGACCGGCGAAGAGGCATCCGGCCTCCCTTCGGCCGGCGGCATGACCCAAGGGGGAGCGACCTCCAAAGGAGGCCTGGGCAACGAAGGCAAGACGTCGGTCTTTGGTGCCGAAGGCCGGGGCAACAAGTTTGTCTATGTCTTCGATCGCAGTGGTAGCATGGATGGTCGCCCCCTGGCCGCCGCCAAACAGCAGTTAATTAAGAGTCTGCACGATTTAGACAAGCTGCATCAGTTTGCCGTTATCTTCTACAACGAGAATCCTCAGGTCTTCAGCCCTCGTGGTAATGGACCGCAGTTGGTCTTCGCCGACGAACAGGGCAAGAATCTGGCCGAGCGTTTTGTCCGCGGGATCATAGCCAGCGGCAGTACGCAGCATGTCGATGCCTTGTCGCTGGCCTTGAAAATGAATCCGGACGTGGTCTTCTTTCTGACCGACGCCGACCAACCGCAGCTATTTCCCGCGGACTTGGATCGGATTCGCAAGCTGAACAAAGGGTGCTCGATCCACGCGATTGAATTTGGGTATGGCCCCTACGATGGACGACGCAACTTTCTGGTAAGATTGGCCGACGAGAACGACGGCGTCCACAAGTACGTCGATATCTCGAAGCTCCGTGCCCAACCTTAA
- a CDS encoding tetratricopeptide repeat protein, with amino-acid sequence MPRRAILLSVVLSTIAFGVHGQWCAADDVVTLRPASSTAEPTKVRGNVIDYTGQVLTLQTASGQTSIPAEKVASVETDYASDVLQAKQFLKEGKSSEAARIFSAAVAGERRPWVKREILSLEAISLQNAGRYIEAGNAFLKIVADDPQTIHFAALPLAWFSLPPHFERDRAARQWLEMSSPYAQLMGASWLLSTSDRSQAIQVLGKLRLSKIPQIALLAEAQLWQTKIVTASEADVQQWQRQLDANILHGAAMAGPTLVVGKAWRQLNHDPQAALTLMRPPILYPNQRPVAAESLLQAGRALQRAGQTDEAARVLREAIAQYGDQPARQEAEINLKRIASSGSN; translated from the coding sequence TTGCCTCGTCGCGCGATCCTGCTTTCTGTTGTTCTTTCCACGATCGCGTTTGGCGTTCATGGTCAGTGGTGCGCAGCCGACGATGTCGTTACCCTTCGCCCTGCCAGTTCCACAGCCGAGCCCACCAAGGTTCGCGGCAATGTGATCGACTACACCGGCCAGGTGCTGACGCTGCAAACAGCTTCCGGGCAAACCTCGATTCCTGCGGAAAAGGTCGCCTCGGTCGAGACCGACTACGCTTCCGACGTGCTGCAAGCCAAGCAGTTTCTGAAGGAAGGAAAGTCGAGCGAAGCGGCCAGGATATTCAGCGCCGCAGTCGCCGGCGAACGTCGCCCTTGGGTCAAACGCGAGATCCTTTCGCTCGAGGCCATCTCGCTGCAAAACGCCGGTCGGTATATCGAAGCAGGCAACGCGTTTTTGAAGATCGTGGCCGATGATCCTCAGACCATCCACTTCGCTGCGTTGCCGCTGGCCTGGTTCAGCTTGCCGCCCCATTTCGAGCGCGATCGGGCAGCCCGGCAGTGGCTAGAGATGTCGTCGCCGTATGCTCAACTGATGGGTGCCAGCTGGCTGCTGAGCACTTCTGATCGTTCCCAGGCAATCCAAGTGCTGGGCAAACTTCGCTTGAGCAAGATCCCGCAGATCGCGCTGCTCGCGGAAGCTCAGCTGTGGCAAACCAAGATCGTCACGGCCAGCGAGGCCGATGTCCAGCAGTGGCAGCGGCAGCTTGATGCCAACATCTTGCACGGAGCGGCAATGGCCGGTCCCACGCTGGTGGTCGGCAAAGCGTGGCGGCAACTCAATCACGATCCACAAGCGGCCCTCACGCTCATGCGGCCCCCGATCTTGTATCCCAACCAACGCCCCGTGGCGGCAGAAAGCCTACTTCAGGCAGGCCGAGCGCTGCAAAGGGCAGGGCAGACCGACGAAGCGGCTCGCGTCCTGCGCGAAGCGATCGCCCAATATGGCGACCAGCCAGCACGGCAGGAAGCGGAAATCAATCTTAAACGAATCGCCAGCTCAGGTAGCAACTAG
- a CDS encoding MotA/TolQ/ExbB proton channel family protein, which produces MANLTRIGIWTACLAVLALGMLGSGSSLFPAAGPKSAAAQDTAPIDPPVDQPSAAPEKTGFVDIVLSGGIVGGMILIFLLALSMTAAYLVFEQAMTIRKTEIMPPELGDTVRDHLLAGKVQDAERACRERPSFLSFVLLSGIAELDGGWTAVEKALEDATAEQSARLFRKIEYLSVIGNIAPMVGLLGTVTGMIFAFQQVAATQGAAGAGDLAEGIYQALVTTVGGLLVAIPSLGAFAIFRNWVDELVAEAAYVAQQVFTPLKRRKRQAASQASRS; this is translated from the coding sequence TTGGCCAATTTGACACGTATCGGAATTTGGACCGCTTGCCTGGCGGTGCTGGCCCTGGGAATGCTGGGAAGCGGATCGAGTCTGTTTCCCGCTGCCGGGCCCAAGTCAGCCGCCGCGCAAGATACCGCTCCGATCGATCCACCGGTCGACCAACCTTCGGCAGCACCGGAAAAGACCGGCTTCGTCGATATTGTCCTCAGTGGCGGTATCGTCGGGGGGATGATCCTCATCTTCCTGCTCGCCTTGTCGATGACGGCGGCCTACCTGGTCTTTGAACAAGCGATGACCATTCGCAAGACCGAGATCATGCCACCAGAGCTCGGCGATACGGTCCGCGATCATCTGCTGGCCGGTAAGGTCCAAGATGCCGAGCGAGCTTGCCGCGAGCGTCCTAGCTTTCTGTCGTTCGTGCTGCTGAGTGGCATCGCCGAACTCGACGGAGGTTGGACGGCCGTTGAAAAGGCGCTCGAAGATGCCACCGCCGAACAATCCGCGCGGCTGTTTCGCAAGATCGAATACCTCTCGGTCATTGGCAACATCGCCCCGATGGTTGGGCTGCTGGGTACCGTCACCGGGATGATCTTCGCCTTCCAACAAGTGGCCGCCACGCAAGGCGCCGCCGGAGCTGGCGACCTGGCCGAAGGGATCTACCAGGCGCTGGTCACCACGGTAGGCGGCTTGCTCGTGGCGATCCCGTCGTTGGGTGCGTTCGCCATCTTCCGCAACTGGGTCGACGAACTGGTGGCCGAAGCCGCTTACGTCGCTCAACAGGTCTTCACTCCGCTCAAACGTCGCAAGCGTCAAGCTGCCTCCCAGGCCTCAAGGAGCTAA
- a CDS encoding ExbD/TolR family protein, translating to MRVPSNLKPGQAEFNMTPMIDVVFLLIIFFLVSSHLAKQEAQMPLPLPTAQSGQEIIDDQQPRVVVNIEVDGSLILAGRRVPADQLTERLSAERQRSGDSIELRIRCDRQTPYANVKPVMLAATEAGIWSIAFSVIRPEDAR from the coding sequence ATGCGTGTGCCGAGCAACTTGAAACCGGGTCAGGCCGAATTCAACATGACACCGATGATCGATGTCGTGTTCCTGTTGATCATCTTCTTCCTTGTCTCCAGCCACCTGGCCAAGCAGGAAGCTCAGATGCCGCTGCCGCTACCCACCGCCCAAAGCGGCCAAGAGATTATCGACGACCAGCAACCCCGCGTGGTGGTGAATATCGAAGTCGACGGATCGCTCATCCTGGCCGGTCGCCGCGTCCCGGCCGACCAACTGACAGAACGTCTTTCCGCAGAACGCCAACGAAGCGGCGACTCGATCGAACTACGCATCCGCTGCGATCGCCAAACACCCTACGCCAACGTGAAACCCGTGATGCTGGCCGCAACCGAAGCTGGCATCTGGAGCATCGCGTTCTCCGTCATTCGACCGGAGGACGCCCGATGA
- a CDS encoding ExbD/TolR family protein, with product MKRPSPYRDRGPLQVAMTPMIDVVFLLLIFFLWTASFQIVEYALPSSISPPANVGSSAEKELEIEDFEQIVVRITGEPGNFTYSVNERRTQELPEVRDILGTLASIKNDVPLIIDPAEVVPVGQVIDVYDIGRVLNFQEIQFAVEAD from the coding sequence ATGAAACGCCCTAGCCCCTACCGAGATCGCGGGCCCTTACAGGTCGCCATGACGCCGATGATCGACGTCGTGTTCCTGCTTTTGATCTTCTTTTTGTGGACGGCCAGTTTTCAGATCGTGGAATATGCGTTGCCCAGCAGCATCTCGCCCCCAGCCAATGTCGGCTCGTCGGCTGAGAAAGAGCTGGAGATCGAAGACTTCGAACAAATCGTCGTCCGCATTACCGGCGAACCAGGCAACTTCACCTACTCGGTGAACGAACGCCGCACCCAGGAATTGCCGGAAGTTCGCGACATCCTGGGCACGCTGGCCTCGATCAAAAACGACGTTCCCTTGATCATCGACCCAGCCGAAGTCGTCCCGGTCGGGCAGGTCATCGACGTCTACGACATCGGACGCGTGTTGAACTTCCAAGAGATCCAATTCGCAGTTGAAGCCGATTAA